One part of the Vogesella sp. LIG4 genome encodes these proteins:
- the proB gene encoding glutamate 5-kinase, translating to MQSVIHTATRIVVKVGSSLVTNDGKGLDHAALARWAAEIAELRRRGKQVVLVSSGAIAEGCQRLGWNKRPKAVHELQAAAAVGQMGLCQAYESAFREYGLKTAQVLLTHEDLSDRLRYLNARTTIATLLTLGVVPIINENDTVVTSEIRFGDNDTLGALVTNLIEADALVILTDQKGLYTADPRKHPDAEFVHEAEAGTPQLEAMAGGAGSSVGTGGMYTKIIAAKRAARSGAATVIASGRETNVLSRLADGESIGTQLNAATTRLAARKQWLADHLQLSGKLVLDDGAALAVRERGTSLLPIGVIAVEGSFLRGDAVVCVNQQGAEVARGLVNYSSEEARLIMKKATRDIEGVLGYLVEPELIHRDNMVTL from the coding sequence ATGCAATCGGTGATTCACACGGCCACACGCATCGTGGTCAAAGTCGGCTCCAGCCTGGTAACCAACGACGGCAAGGGCCTGGACCATGCCGCGCTTGCCCGCTGGGCGGCGGAAATCGCCGAATTGCGCCGCCGCGGCAAACAGGTGGTGCTGGTTTCCAGCGGCGCCATTGCCGAAGGCTGCCAGCGCCTGGGCTGGAACAAGCGCCCCAAGGCGGTACACGAGCTGCAGGCCGCCGCCGCCGTCGGCCAGATGGGGCTGTGCCAGGCCTATGAAAGCGCCTTCCGCGAATACGGCCTGAAAACCGCGCAGGTGCTGCTCACCCACGAAGACCTGTCCGACCGCCTGCGCTACCTCAACGCCCGCACCACCATCGCCACCCTGCTCACCCTGGGCGTGGTGCCGATCATCAACGAGAACGACACCGTGGTCACCAGCGAGATCCGCTTTGGCGACAACGACACCCTGGGCGCACTGGTCACCAACCTGATCGAAGCCGATGCGCTGGTGATCCTCACCGACCAGAAAGGCCTGTACACAGCCGACCCGCGCAAGCATCCGGATGCCGAGTTCGTGCACGAGGCCGAGGCCGGCACGCCGCAGCTGGAAGCCATGGCCGGCGGCGCCGGCTCCAGCGTGGGCACCGGCGGCATGTACACCAAGATCATCGCCGCCAAGCGCGCGGCACGCAGCGGCGCCGCCACGGTGATCGCCAGCGGCCGCGAGACCAACGTACTGTCGCGCCTGGCGGACGGCGAGAGCATCGGCACCCAGCTCAATGCCGCCACCACCCGCCTGGCCGCCCGCAAGCAGTGGCTGGCCGACCACCTGCAGCTGTCCGGCAAACTGGTGCTGGATGACGGCGCCGCACTGGCGGTGCGCGAGCGCGGCACCAGCCTGCTGCCCATCGGCGTCATCGCGGTGGAAGGCAGCTTCCTGCGCGGCGACGCCGTGGTGTGCGTCAACCAGCAGGGTGCCGAAGTGGCGCGCGGCCTGGTGAACTACAGCTCGGAAGAGGCGCGACTGATCATGAAGAAAGCCACCCGCGACATCGAGGGCGTGCTGGGCTACCTGGTGGAACCGGAGCTGATCCACCGCGACAACATGGTGACGCTGTAA